One segment of Rubripirellula amarantea DNA contains the following:
- a CDS encoding cupredoxin domain-containing protein: MKNLTACLIAAATIGLGGFLGTSSASAETGDLKVTFKYAGDAPTPAKTNVTADAQYCGKFDLIDESLLVNKDNNGIKNVVFYVYTGRRDPAPKFAPVDPKVVVLANQDCRFEPHIAVAMKGDTLKVDNPDEVGHNANMQFFNNKAQNPNIPAGQSVSVELTDAEPAPTNVTCNIHPWMKSYVVVLDHPFVSVSDDNGEVTIKGLPAGEKFNFRIFHESVSFKEVDVNGEKVKLKRGALEIEIKPGENDFGTITLGG, from the coding sequence TTGAAAAACTTAACTGCATGTTTGATTGCTGCTGCCACGATCGGGCTTGGCGGGTTCCTGGGGACTTCGTCCGCCTCGGCAGAAACTGGCGATCTGAAGGTCACTTTCAAATACGCCGGTGATGCACCGACGCCTGCTAAGACAAATGTGACAGCCGACGCCCAGTATTGTGGGAAGTTCGACTTGATCGACGAGAGCTTGTTGGTCAACAAAGACAACAACGGCATCAAGAACGTTGTCTTCTACGTCTACACCGGACGTCGAGATCCGGCACCAAAGTTTGCTCCTGTTGATCCGAAGGTCGTGGTTCTTGCTAACCAAGATTGCCGCTTCGAGCCACACATCGCCGTGGCCATGAAGGGTGATACGTTGAAGGTGGACAATCCCGACGAAGTTGGCCACAACGCCAATATGCAGTTCTTCAACAACAAGGCTCAGAACCCCAACATCCCGGCTGGGCAATCGGTTTCGGTTGAATTGACCGATGCTGAACCCGCGCCGACCAATGTGACTTGCAACATCCACCCTTGGATGAAGTCCTATGTTGTTGTTCTTGATCACCCATTCGTCAGCGTTAGCGACGACAACGGCGAAGTCACGATCAAGGGATTACCCGCGGGTGAGAAGTTCAATTTTCGTATTTTTCACGAAAGCGTTAGTTTTAAGGAAGTCGACGTCAACGGCGAGAAAGTCAAGCTGAAACGTGGTGCGTTGGAAATCGAAATCAAGCCTGGCGAGAACGATTTCGGGACGATCACCCTTGGTGGTTAA
- the prmC gene encoding peptide chain release factor N(5)-glutamine methyltransferase, producing the protein MSQPNQDPWTVLRLLEWTTDFFKKKGSDSPRLDAEVLLAHARECERIQLYTAFNEEPSEEQKIAFREMVRRRGEGTPVAQLVGAKEFYSMSFRVDENVLIPRPETEHLVIEALDLAKASKITERPLQIADIGTGSGVIAITIAKQLPTAELVAVDQSESALAIAKWNADKHQVADRIEFMQSDLLSAVESPARFDIICSNPPYVTSAEYEELSPSVKDFEPKLALVSGPKGTEIIERILAEANTRLVDGGRLLIELSPMIADACQELAEEAGYGDIRFIKDLAGHKRILSVTKE; encoded by the coding sequence GTGTCGCAGCCCAACCAAGACCCGTGGACGGTATTGCGATTGCTGGAGTGGACCACTGACTTTTTTAAAAAGAAGGGCAGCGATTCTCCTCGACTCGATGCCGAAGTGTTACTCGCCCACGCACGCGAGTGCGAACGGATTCAGCTATATACGGCGTTCAACGAAGAGCCAAGCGAGGAGCAGAAAATTGCGTTTCGTGAGATGGTGCGTCGTCGTGGCGAAGGAACACCGGTTGCCCAATTGGTAGGTGCCAAAGAGTTCTATTCAATGTCGTTTCGAGTGGACGAGAATGTGCTGATTCCTCGCCCCGAAACGGAGCACCTCGTCATCGAAGCCTTGGATTTGGCGAAAGCATCCAAAATTACCGAGCGTCCTCTGCAGATCGCAGATATTGGAACCGGAAGCGGCGTGATCGCGATCACGATCGCCAAGCAGCTTCCCACAGCGGAGCTCGTCGCAGTTGACCAGAGCGAGTCGGCACTTGCCATCGCGAAATGGAATGCTGATAAGCATCAGGTTGCTGATCGGATCGAGTTTATGCAAAGCGATCTGCTTTCCGCCGTTGAGTCACCCGCTCGGTTCGACATCATTTGCAGCAATCCACCTTATGTGACCTCGGCTGAGTATGAGGAATTGTCACCTTCGGTCAAAGACTTCGAGCCGAAGTTGGCGTTGGTGTCGGGTCCCAAGGGGACGGAGATCATCGAGCGGATTCTTGCCGAAGCCAATACGCGGCTTGTCGATGGCGGCAGGCTGTTGATCGAGCTCAGCCCCATGATTGCTGACGCCTGCCAGGAGCTCGCCGAAGAGGCTGGCTACGGTGACATCCGGTTCATTAAAGATCTTGCCGGCCACAAGCGAATCTTGTCGGTAACCAAGGAATAG
- the purD gene encoding phosphoribosylamine--glycine ligase — MENMKVLIVGNGGREHALAWKLGMSPKVTKVFVAPGNAGTAIDATNVNIPVSDKAAIVKFAQDNEIALAVVGPEAPLVDGLVDDLENAGILTFGPSAAAAELEGSKVFCKNMLHTANIPTANYRAFRGGDDAMRYIKERYPEPGESAYVVVKADGLAAGKGVIVCSTNTEAFDAIQRICGDREFGDAGNELVIEERLIGQEASVLAITDGETIITLPAAQDHKPAYDGDKGPNTGGMGAYCPTPLIDEDMMQRVEEDVLVPIVHAMKRARRPFKGVLYAGLMMTAAGPKVLEFNVRFGDPECQPLLMRLKSDLFDILCAAARGRLSEIDSLEWDERPSLCVVMASEGYPGSYESGRKITGLDAADAIDDVKVFHAGTKMENGNVVNAGGRVLGVTAMGDSISLAKLQAYKAVKEIRWPGAWCRKDISDKAR; from the coding sequence GTGGAAAACATGAAAGTTTTGATCGTTGGTAATGGCGGACGTGAACACGCGTTAGCGTGGAAGCTGGGTATGTCACCGAAAGTCACGAAGGTTTTCGTCGCTCCTGGCAACGCCGGCACCGCGATTGACGCCACCAATGTCAACATTCCAGTCTCGGACAAGGCCGCGATCGTCAAATTTGCTCAAGACAACGAGATCGCTCTGGCGGTTGTGGGCCCGGAGGCCCCCTTGGTTGACGGGCTCGTCGATGACCTCGAGAACGCCGGCATCCTGACCTTTGGCCCGTCAGCCGCTGCCGCTGAACTGGAAGGCAGCAAAGTGTTCTGCAAAAACATGCTGCACACCGCCAACATTCCGACGGCGAACTACCGCGCGTTCCGAGGCGGCGATGACGCGATGCGGTACATCAAGGAACGCTACCCCGAACCAGGCGAATCGGCCTACGTCGTCGTCAAAGCCGATGGCCTTGCTGCGGGCAAAGGCGTGATCGTCTGCAGCACCAACACCGAGGCGTTCGATGCGATCCAACGAATATGCGGCGACCGCGAATTTGGTGACGCGGGCAACGAATTGGTCATCGAAGAACGACTGATTGGCCAAGAGGCTAGCGTGCTAGCGATCACCGATGGCGAAACCATCATCACGCTTCCAGCGGCCCAGGATCACAAGCCCGCCTACGACGGCGACAAAGGACCGAATACGGGCGGAATGGGGGCCTACTGCCCGACCCCGCTTATCGACGAAGACATGATGCAACGAGTCGAGGAAGACGTTCTGGTCCCGATCGTTCACGCCATGAAACGCGCGCGTCGACCGTTCAAAGGTGTTCTTTACGCCGGACTGATGATGACGGCGGCCGGCCCCAAAGTGCTTGAGTTCAACGTCCGATTCGGTGACCCCGAATGCCAACCGTTGCTGATGCGATTGAAAAGCGACCTGTTTGACATTCTTTGCGCAGCAGCACGTGGACGCCTTTCCGAAATTGATAGCCTTGAATGGGACGAACGCCCAAGTCTTTGCGTCGTAATGGCCAGCGAAGGGTATCCGGGATCCTACGAAAGTGGTCGAAAGATTACCGGTCTCGATGCAGCCGACGCGATTGATGATGTCAAGGTTTTTCACGCGGGCACCAAAATGGAAAATGGCAACGTGGTGAACGCTGGCGGTCGGGTGCTGGGTGTAACCGCCATGGGCGATTCCATCAGCTTGGCAAAACTGCAAGCGTACAAAGCCGTCAAAGAAATTCGTTGGCCGGGTGCATGGTGCCGTAAAGACATCAGCGACAAGGCACGTTGA
- a CDS encoding cupredoxin domain-containing protein — protein MDLPPARVADQGVAQSDAQSAIPVSTQSPTPHAVQSVCQLSIQFVYDGSIPGPRPVTIGETTVFCGDPGMVDESLIVDPSTFGIANILVTADLQTQNPPTSLSQTHVIRCEGCRFDPHVVLARAGDSIEFANRDVFGHIVQIRFFDNPYVAVAVPKDRAHSFAVKQSERTPAAVGCQQFPWMQSFIAVPDSPVAGLSDSTGKVVLDHLPAGQTVGLRLWHELAKFDSVLVDGKSTPVERGRLSISLGSREDQACTIAIPPTAFEN, from the coding sequence GTGGACCTTCCGCCCGCTCGAGTCGCTGATCAAGGTGTCGCTCAGTCGGATGCTCAATCTGCGATCCCAGTTTCCACTCAGTCACCCACTCCGCACGCGGTGCAGTCCGTTTGCCAATTGTCGATTCAGTTCGTCTATGACGGCTCCATCCCGGGACCAAGGCCAGTGACGATCGGTGAGACGACTGTGTTTTGTGGCGACCCCGGCATGGTGGACGAATCGTTGATCGTTGATCCTTCGACGTTTGGAATCGCAAACATCCTTGTGACGGCTGATTTGCAAACCCAGAATCCGCCGACATCCTTATCGCAGACGCATGTTATTCGTTGTGAGGGATGCCGTTTTGATCCGCATGTCGTGCTCGCCCGAGCTGGTGATTCAATTGAGTTTGCCAATCGTGATGTGTTCGGTCATATCGTCCAGATACGTTTTTTCGACAATCCCTACGTTGCCGTGGCGGTTCCCAAGGATCGTGCTCACTCTTTTGCAGTCAAGCAAAGTGAGCGAACGCCTGCGGCGGTAGGTTGCCAGCAATTTCCCTGGATGCAATCCTTCATTGCTGTTCCCGATAGCCCCGTTGCCGGCCTGAGTGACTCGACGGGCAAAGTAGTCCTAGATCACCTTCCCGCTGGGCAGACGGTTGGATTGCGGCTTTGGCACGAATTGGCGAAGTTCGATTCGGTATTGGTCGACGGAAAATCGACGCCTGTGGAAAGAGGCAGGCTTTCGATCAGTCTGG